The genomic window CCAACCCTAACCCGGCGCACGACTTTTACCCGCGAGCCGACGACCACCTCGCTTTTCACCTACTATCGGCCCCAGGTTTCCCTTGCTCCGGTTGTCCGCGGTCGCGAATAATGCGGCCATGAAACGTCGCTTTCAATTCAGCCTCCAGACGCTGATGATATACGTGACGCTGCTGACCGTGGTCTGCGGCTACCTGGGCTGGCACGCAAGGATTGCGCCGAATTGGCTGGCGACGGTCGCAACGATGAAGAGTTCGGATGGCGGCGATCTTGTTGGTCTCTATTCGGCGCTGAGATCAAGGTATTTCTAGAGTACGCCGTTTACAAAGACCGTTAGGGTCGCCGCCAGGAAGAGGATCTGGAAGAGTGTCCGTATCGGCAGCGGCGTTACGGGCCGACCGTCGATGTTGAGGCCGTGGCGACCGTCGCAATGAGCCGCGAGAATCGCCGGAATCTGGAAGCGTCGGCCCGGCGTCGTGATTAAAGTGTGTTAGAGCTACGGGCCGCGCGAAAGCTCATTTCCGGGCGGCGGCCTGACGTGGCCCTGATCTTTGCTTGACGCGGCATCCAGATGTCTTTCTCTGCCAATTCATTCCTTTATCAGATCAATACGCGGGCTTGGTTGCACGAGCTGTCGCTACGGCTTGGTCGGCGGGCGACGTTAGACGATGTTCCCGACGCCGAACTCGATCGGATCACGGCGTGCGGCTTCGACTGGATTTGGCTGTTGGGCGTTTGGCAAACGGGCGCGGCCAGCCGAGAAATCTCCCGGCGAATGCCGCTGTGGAGGGCCGAGTTCATAAGGACGCTGCCCGATTTGACGGACGACGATATCTGCGGGTCGCCGTTTGCCATTGTCGACTACACGGCGCATCTTGATTTTGGTGGCAATCAGGCACTGGCGAGCTTTCGCCGTCGGCTGGCCGAACGTAGCATTCAGTTGATGCTCGATTTCGTGCCGAATCACACGGCGCTCGACCACGATTGGATCGAGTCGCATCCCGAATTCTATATCACCGGCACTGATGACGACTTGGCTCGCGAGCCGACGAATTATTGCCGCTTGGCGACGCCGTCGGGTCCGCGCGTGTTTGCGTTCGGTCGAGACCCGAACTATCCGGGTTGGCCCGACGTGCTTCAGTTGAACTATCGCCATCCGGGCGTGCGGGCGGCGATGGCCGAGCAGCTTTTGAACGTGGCAGCGAAATGCGACGGCGTGCGATGCGACATGGCGATGCTGATCCTGCCCGATGTGTTCTTGCGGACATGGGGCGAGCGTTCGCTCCCGGCCGGGGGCGGCCAACCGGTTGATTCCCCGTTTTGGCCCGAGGCGATCGCACAAGTACGGAAGGCGATTCCGCAATTCATGTTCATGGCCGAGGTGTATTGGGACTTGGAATGGTTGCTTCAGCAGCAAGGCTTCGACTACACGTACGACAAGCGTCTCTACGACCGACTGCACAGCGGCGACGCGGCCGGAGTGCGCGCTCATCTGCAAGCCAATCTCGATTTCCAACGCAAATCCGTTCGCTTTTTGGAAAACCACGATGAACCGCGGGCCGCGACTGCTTTTTCATGGCCAATTCATCAGGCCGCCGCAATGATCGCGTTTTTCGTTCCCGGCCTGCGCTTCCTGCATGAAGGACAGTCCGACGCTTGCCGGATCAGACTCTCGATGCACCTGGGCCGCCGGCCCGTCGAAGTGGACGATGCGACGACGCAGGTGTTCTATCGGCGATTGACCGCCTGTCTCACGCGAGACGAAGTGCGCGACGGTCAATGGCAACTGCTTGACTGCCGTTCGGCCTGGGAAGGCAATCCGACCGCTCGCCAATTCATCGCGTTTAGTTGGACGGGACCCGGCGAAAAGCGGCTGCTGGTAGCCATAAACTACGGCCCGACGCAAGGTCAGTGTTTTGTCGCGCTCGGCCGGCCCGATCTCGGCGGCAAGCAGATTCTATTCGCGGATCTGATGAGCGCGGCGAGTTATCAGCGCAATGGAAATGATCTCGTCGCGCACGGCCTTTATTTGGATCTGCCCGCCTGGGGCTACCATGCCTTCCTCGTTGAGCTGCAGAAAATGTAGGACGCGCCGCCGAACGGAGATGACTAAAGGCCGCAGAACCGTCGAGAGGCGCCAGCGATCGTGTTGGTTGTCGCCGGCGAGTGGCTCTATCGCCGGGGCCATCGCGCCGGTTCTGTTGGACAACGCGAATTATCTCACGCCGAACGAAGCCGAGACGGCCCAATTGACCGGCACGGTTGTCAACGATGAGATTTCTGTACGCAGTGCAGCCGAGCAGTTGCTGGTCGCCGGGGCGAAGCATGTCATCGTTAGGTGCCCAGGGCGCGCTGCTGGCCGGCCCAGACGGCATGGCGTTCGTCCAGACCGTGCCGGTGGATAGACCGGGTTCAATTCCCG from Pirellulales bacterium includes these protein-coding regions:
- a CDS encoding alpha-amylase family glycosyl hydrolase — translated: MSFSANSFLYQINTRAWLHELSLRLGRRATLDDVPDAELDRITACGFDWIWLLGVWQTGAASREISRRMPLWRAEFIRTLPDLTDDDICGSPFAIVDYTAHLDFGGNQALASFRRRLAERSIQLMLDFVPNHTALDHDWIESHPEFYITGTDDDLAREPTNYCRLATPSGPRVFAFGRDPNYPGWPDVLQLNYRHPGVRAAMAEQLLNVAAKCDGVRCDMAMLILPDVFLRTWGERSLPAGGGQPVDSPFWPEAIAQVRKAIPQFMFMAEVYWDLEWLLQQQGFDYTYDKRLYDRLHSGDAAGVRAHLQANLDFQRKSVRFLENHDEPRAATAFSWPIHQAAAMIAFFVPGLRFLHEGQSDACRIRLSMHLGRRPVEVDDATTQVFYRRLTACLTRDEVRDGQWQLLDCRSAWEGNPTARQFIAFSWTGPGEKRLLVAINYGPTQGQCFVALGRPDLGGKQILFADLMSAASYQRNGNDLVAHGLYLDLPAWGYHAFLVELQKM